From one Lycium ferocissimum isolate CSIRO_LF1 chromosome 5, AGI_CSIRO_Lferr_CH_V1, whole genome shotgun sequence genomic stretch:
- the LOC132057241 gene encoding L-ascorbate peroxidase 2, cytosolic isoform X2 codes for MGKCYPTVSEEYQKAVEKCKKKLRGLIAEKNCAPIILRLAWHSAGTYDVKTKTGGPFGTIRHPDELKHEANNGLDIAVRLLEPIKEQFPILSYADFYQLAGVVAVEVTGGPDIPYHPGRQDKTEPPPEGRLPDAKKGSDHLREVFGHMGLSDKDIVALSGGHTLGRCHKERSGYEGAWTNNPLIFDNSYFKELLSGEKEGLLQLPSDKALLEDPVFRPLVEKYAADEDAFFADYAEAHLKLSELG; via the exons ATGGGAAAGTGTTATCCAACGGTCAGCGAAGAGTATCAAAAAGCAGTAGAGAAATGTAAGAAAAAACTGAGAGGACTTATAGCCGAAAAGAATTGTGCTCCTATTATCCTTCGACTGGC ATGGCATTCAGCAGGGACATATGATGTCAAAACCAAAACTGGTGGTCCATTTGGAACAATCAGGCACCCTGATGAACTTAAACATGAAGCAAATAATGGTCTTGACATTGCGGTTCGGCTTTTGGAGCCAATCAAGGAGCAGTTTCCAATCCTATCCTATGCCGATTTTTATCAG TTGGCTGGAGTAGTTGCTGTTGAAGTTACTGGAGGCCCTGATATTCCTTATCACCCTGGGAGACAG GACAAGACTGAACCACCTCCAGAAGGCCGTTTGCCTGACGCTAAAAAAG gCTCAGACCATCTGAGGGAGGTTTTTGGACACATGGGGCTGAGTGATAAAGACATTGTTGCTTTATCTGGTGGTCACACTCTG GGAAGGTGCCACAAAGAACGCTCAGGATATGAGGGAGCATGGACTAACAACCCTCTCATATTTGACAACTCCTATTTCAA GGAACTCttgagtggagagaaagaaggTCTCCTCCAGCTACCATCAGACAAAGCACTCCTAGAAGATCCAGTCTTCCGCCCCCTCGTTGAAAAATACGCTGCA GATGAAGATGCCTTCTTTGCTGACTATGCTGAAGCTCATTTGAAGCTCTCAGAGCTCGGGTAA
- the LOC132057241 gene encoding L-ascorbate peroxidase 2, cytosolic isoform X1, which translates to MGKCYPTVSEEYQKAVEKCKKKLRGLIAEKNCAPIILRLAWHSAGTYDVKTKTGGPFGTIRHPDELKHEANNGLDIAVRLLEPIKEQFPILSYADFYQLAGVVAVEVTGGPDIPYHPGRQDKTEPPPEGRLPDAKKGSDHLREVFGHMGLSDKDIVALSGGHTLGRCHKERSGYEGAWTNNPLIFDNSYFKELLSGEKEGLLQLPSDKALLEDPVFRPLVEKYAADEDAFFADYAEAHLKLSELGFADAE; encoded by the exons ATGGGAAAGTGTTATCCAACGGTCAGCGAAGAGTATCAAAAAGCAGTAGAGAAATGTAAGAAAAAACTGAGAGGACTTATAGCCGAAAAGAATTGTGCTCCTATTATCCTTCGACTGGC ATGGCATTCAGCAGGGACATATGATGTCAAAACCAAAACTGGTGGTCCATTTGGAACAATCAGGCACCCTGATGAACTTAAACATGAAGCAAATAATGGTCTTGACATTGCGGTTCGGCTTTTGGAGCCAATCAAGGAGCAGTTTCCAATCCTATCCTATGCCGATTTTTATCAG TTGGCTGGAGTAGTTGCTGTTGAAGTTACTGGAGGCCCTGATATTCCTTATCACCCTGGGAGACAG GACAAGACTGAACCACCTCCAGAAGGCCGTTTGCCTGACGCTAAAAAAG gCTCAGACCATCTGAGGGAGGTTTTTGGACACATGGGGCTGAGTGATAAAGACATTGTTGCTTTATCTGGTGGTCACACTCTG GGAAGGTGCCACAAAGAACGCTCAGGATATGAGGGAGCATGGACTAACAACCCTCTCATATTTGACAACTCCTATTTCAA GGAACTCttgagtggagagaaagaaggTCTCCTCCAGCTACCATCAGACAAAGCACTCCTAGAAGATCCAGTCTTCCGCCCCCTCGTTGAAAAATACGCTGCA GATGAAGATGCCTTCTTTGCTGACTATGCTGAAGCTCATTTGAAGCTCTCAGAGCTCGG ATTTGCAGATGCAGAGTAA